From a single Apium graveolens cultivar Ventura chromosome 2, ASM990537v1, whole genome shotgun sequence genomic region:
- the LOC141706263 gene encoding uncharacterized protein LOC141706263: protein MKKARLAGLDTRGKATEPIFLRKHKEPMGEASTEGAEGHNAPITAAAPAAAATGAFQPLWGFRRGDTVVGSTKHAWDWSYHSVTPKDFTDVVATPDLERIKLMGAQSLASSNAYFQGAVRQAESWKRASDKADNALRRQQKKYATLEKKLKRKEEELGESNAELVVLRAEKDKAIDNYLDSEEFAQSMRIRDDSVFPEFFRTGWDTALGTVNEACPDINPADYICPDDEALLQRFRTRVVVSDHVPQDPLLPPPESFSRPAEDDSSSSSETTETSSESGEDDDMDAEGTSAP from the exons atgaagaaagctcggttagcaggcctagacaccagaggaaaggcgacagagcctatcttcttgagaaagcacaaggagcctatgggggaggcttcaactgaaggagctgagggccataatgctcctatcactgctgctgcccctgctgctgctgctacaggcgcctttcagcctctctggggattccgccgaggggataccgtggttggttccacgaagcatgcttgggattggtcctaccatagcgtgaccccaaaggactttactgatgtggtggccacccctgaccttgagaggattaagctcatgggagcccagtctctggcttcg tctaacgcctactttcaaggcgctgtgaggcaagccgaatcatggaagcgggcttctgataaggccgataatgccctcaggaggcagcagaagaagtatgctaccctggagaagaagctcaagcgcaaggaggaagaactcggagagtctaacgccgagctggtggtacttcgggcggagaaggataaagctatagacaattatctggactcggaggagtttgcccaatccatgaggattagggatgattcagtctttcccgagttttttaggactggctgggacacggcccttgggaccgtgaacgaggcttgtcctgatattaacccggcggactacatctgccctgacgatgaggctttgctacagaggtttcgtacccgagtagttgtctcggatcatgttcctcaggatccacttcttcctcctcccgagtctttttccagacctgctgaggatgacagctcttcctcctccgagacgacggagacatctagcgagagcggagaagacgatgatatggacgccgagggtacctcagctccttag